In the Balearica regulorum gibbericeps isolate bBalReg1 chromosome 3, bBalReg1.pri, whole genome shotgun sequence genome, ACAACTAGACAACTTTTCTCACTTCATACTGCGTTTTTCATACAAACCTTAGTCAGCAGTTTCTCACCTACCATTTAAGTGAGCtcatcaaaaaaaaccccacaactacAACATGGGGTAGATGGTAATCTACCATACAAGAAGATTTACTGCCCCACACAAAAGAATCTGCGTAATATATAGCTTTGTTAACTCAGAATTAATAATTTTCCCTGACAGAGACATTCCTCTGGAAGAACAAACTCCAGTCTTACACCTTTTTTTATATTACAGTGTGCTTTTACAGATTTAAGAGTATATATAGCTTTAGATTTATATGGCTGTTCCCTAAATTGTATATCTAATCTTACTCATCAAATTCTAAGGTCCACCCAGATATATCAGATAAAACACAAGACAGCAAGCCAAACTCAAACCCACACTACAGAAAAGTCTCCAGTAATGGATCAGATGTTACACCCAGTGACAAGCTTGACAGCAGCACTCTGAAACCAGCTTGTAACATGTATGTTTCTTAACTGATTTGTCTGCCTTATTCAGAAAGAACCTTCTTATAACAGAAATAGAGAACACTCCATTTGGAGTGTTGTGCTTGTATGTGTCTTTAAACTGCCAGCCGCATGCAATTCCTACAAAATTTAGTCCAGCATACAGGAAACTATAGGAAAAGTAAAGACCTATATTTGCCTAAAATCATACCTAAAATTGTAAAGACTTACATTTACCGAAAAAAACCATACTAAAAAATCAATTAGTTTAATGCTGATTGCTAAAGGCAATTAGCCTCGATTAATATTTTGGGGCTACAATTTATACAGTAGTTTAAAGAAATATGCCTAAACTTAGACACTTAGCACTGCATGACCTACCttaataataatgttttttcctgcaggatTTAATCCACTGCTATCTGTAATACTGATCCATGCAAAAGCTTCCTTGGgcacgggaaaaaaaaaaacaaaacaaagaagtcTAGTCTCATTCAGTGACTTGTCAGAACCTAAGAGActtaaaaaaccctctaaaaaaaaaagaccggGGGGAAGAATTAAATCACCATGTAATAGTCTGTGAAGTGCACCTCAGTTGATGTTATTTCCCTAAAAGTAGCTCAGAATGTGGTATTCTACATCTGTTGTCACTACATGTCTGCAtacacagattcacagattggtaggggttggaagggacctctggagatcatctagtccaacccccctgctaaagcaggatcacccagagcaggctgcacaACATTGCATCCAGGTTTACCTAGGGTATTTTCAATCCCTGAAAGATTAAGTGGTTGTAGAACCAGAACATGTTCTTTCTCTGCATACCTGATATGTATGTACTCCAGTGTAACTATGTATCAGCATTCGTTCACTTTTACTCCATGTACTTACGCTGATCcacttctattatttttttgtataagCTTCTTTTAAGCATCAATCAGAAAATAGTACCAAGTGTTATTAATCTTGTAATAGTGGCTGGGCAGCTTCAGTATGTTGCATTTGCAGAGTATTTGCTTGGGGGAGAATAAAATGCTTAAcaaaaactgcaataaaaaccATAACAAGAGAGTTGCTTAGAAAGACTCCTACAACAGTAGCACAGGTGTCTGCTCCAAAGGCTACGGGAACTTCTTCAGCAAGTGTATCTTTCACAGAGTTGAATGAACCATTGTTTGGCAGTGCCTTAATACCAAGTAGATGGCACAATAAGGAGTACAGGTCTGTAACATTCATGACTTCTTTGGTGACactctttctgaaaacaggcCCAACTGCCAAAAAAATTGGACGCATTTCTGGTAAGATGTTGTCATATCCATGATTACTGACTAGAAATAAAAGTTAGATAAAGGTCAATATTCTAAAGTTGTAAAACAAGCATTTTGAACCTTTTCCTAGAATTAGCATCATGCAGAAAAGGAACAGCCATCATCTATTCTTGTAGAGGATTACAAGAATCATTTTGATCAACAGCACAAATGCCTCCTAGCAAACACCAAGTCCGAGAACTACAAAGAGAAGatgccttaaaaaaagaatgcagagcactatttaaaaaaaaaaaaaagaaaaaagaaaaaaaagaagtagcaGCACTGTCAATGGTTGCTACACTACACACAAGTTTCCCTGATTTTCCTCAAGGAAAAACTCCAGCTTTGCAACTGGAGCAgataactggggggggggggggcgggaaatCCAAGTAGAGACAGCCTGATTGACTCCTAGTAGCAGACAGAACTTCAGCTCTGACTGCTTTGACACTTTGTCTAATTTCGTGCACTATCTACTCATCAACAAGGAAAAACTTACTAGTGGGTCTCCAGTGTCCCATCCTTACTGGGGCACTAAAAACTCTGAACAAGTGAATAAATCTGCAGGCACAAAAAGCTGCTCTCATCAGCTATCAACAACTGAAAAACTTGTTAAGTCTTGCAGGTAACGCTCTTCAGCTTCATAACCAGCAGTAAAGTTTAAAAGGTTTTCAATTAAGAAACATAAGAACTTACCATATGACACTGTATTTTTCCTCCTAGCTAACCAAAAGGTAGTTACTGTCTCCATTCTGCCTACAATAAATCTCAAAACCCCAAGGTGAGGAacttaaagtgtttttttttccttcaaatcaCCTAGAATGCATCTTATTCTATAAGGCAAACGAAAAGCACTGGTGTACAGTAACACAATATTCAAAGACTCTTTCTAGCAATAGAACAAGGTTACTGTAAGTGTAGGCATCCACAGACATTGAGAACTTTCAGAAAgcattcttttatttccaaCCCATGCCTTCTCCAGTAAATAAATAGTACTTGGTAAAACAACAGTATTCATCCTCTACTCAACAAGTTCAGTtacaagtttggggtttttttaaatgtctcagGAAGTGCTTGTCAGTTTGGTAGATCTCGCAAGAAGACCTCAAGTATGCAGCCACTAAAACATGTGAGTGATCTTATCTCAgtgtttaatttttagaaacagtAAGTCCAGTTCCCCCTTCCCTaacagaatcatggaatggtttgtgttggaagggaccttaaagatcatgtagttccaacccccctgccatgggcagggacaccctgcactagatgaggctgcccaaagccccacccagcctggccttgaaccaGGGATGGGTCATCCACACCTAATCCACAATCCTAATAGTAGGGTGCTTCCCATcccatcaggaaaaaaaatactgtaaattctACACACTTAGCTTCAGAGTTTTCCCTCCCagtcttaaaacaaaataaaataagaattaataTTGATTGAGATGGGAGAGAAAGTATCACGTAAGGTCTCTGACTAGAAAGATATAGCAACACACTGTAAAGACAGAATACTTACATTGAAAACCGTCAGACTTAGTATATACAATTTCCTATCCTTTATCTTCCACTGCTAAGATTGGTTGAATTTTCCTGTTGTGTTTGCACTGTAATCTATCTGGAATCTGCTCCTTTTTATATACAGTCATGTTGGGATCAGCATTGGTCAGGGCTTCGTATACTTCACCCAGTTTgccttcaaacaaacaaacaaaaagacaaaacttaAACATACCAATATGTTTACTAAACTCATCAGTAATTTGAATACAATTGATAGAAGAGGGTAAAATGCACCTCCCCCTAATTATAACTGCAAGGGACAACAGCGTATTACAATGTGTAGAGAAATTACTGTGAGAAATCCAGAGCGTCATTCACAGATCACACCTGCCATCAGACTTCACAGCCTATTCCCAAGCTGCAAGAACCTTgctaattttagaaaaatcccTCATTTCATAGTTATCAGAACGTAAGCTTCTCTCAAGAATGAGTTAGAAGGCATTCAGTTAAGTCtcccagaaaagaaatcagGTCCTCCTAGCTCCATGTAAAGCCCTCTAGCCAGAAGACAGCTCCTAAACTTGCTTATGAAGTAGTGTATGCATTAAGGCCGTATTCTGTCTTCTCCTCAGTGAGCTATGATAAGTGACACTTGATTTATTTTGAGGCAGCTTAtagttgttttcctttaaaaggctGAAGAGAGAAGCCACTTTGTTTCTTGGCATCTATGAATACTTTGAGTGAACCCAACTATTTATTCCTCCCTCTACAAGAAGCTCCAATAAACAGCTACATATTTAACTTCATTTGATTCCTAGCTTTGATCTTCTACCATTTTGATGACAAGTTTACCCAATTTCGAAAGGGTAGACAGTTTGTGGCTGTGCACCATGTAACATCATAGTACTGGTAATTAATTTCCTAGGGATAAGCAAACCTAGCTTGCATTAATCTTTCAACCGAAGCCCTCAGGTCACAGTCCAGATGCCACTAACCTGTTAGGAGTTGTACAAAGATTGCAGGGGCCTAAGCAGGGACAGGTTGGACTGGCAGACGAAGATGGCACTTTTGGTCTAGAACTGATAGCAACTCTGTATATTCAATGACAACTAACAGCTCTAGCTACTCCTTCGTGTTATTTGTGTCTAGTCCTTTCCCTTCCCTAGTGTGCTACTGCACAGCAAGCATAAATCCTCAAGAACTGTACTAACACTATCAAATAAATAGGCATTTTCCACTCCCAAttctttatttgcttatttccaGCAAAAGTCACTGAACAGCCAAGAAAGCAGTTGGACAAGCTGGAACACGAGTGCatggaaaggaggaaacaggACACATAAACATAAAAGCAAGTTCAGGAATCCACATCTGAGCAAGTTTCTTCaatcctccccctgccctccatTTAAGCACAGATTCCTATTGAGGACTACGTAACAGACTCCCTACTGCAGCCAAATAAATAACCATGGAGCTGAAGTTTTCCAAGTACTTTGTGCTACACGCATGCACAATTCAGTCAGACAGCTGAGTTCACAGCTAGTGGCTGCAGGCCAGTTTCAGCGCTACAAGGTCTTAAGCGCAGTTAGAAGATGTCTACATTTTCTTTGTGGCCAACACTGCTGTTTTTAGCAGATGAGTGGGATTTAAGCACATCCTGTCATTTTGACTTACCATTTCTTGCTAGGTCTGCCTTCACAGCTAGCTGTACATCCTGGAGTGGGTGTTGCTGTGATTCAGCCCTTCTCTGACTGTCTGCCCCCGGAAATGACCACCTTCATGACCACAAGAACAAGTGCTTAGTATGACCCGACACACCTCCTGAAataaaccaaggaaaaaagtCTGATCTTCCATTTACAACATGCGTGGAGTTTTGAACATAtctcagaaaaacaattttgagGGAACGGGCCCaatgtctttaaagaaagattctttgctttccttctcagTTCCTAGGATCCTGGGTAGAAATTCTGGAGGGAAACTGGAAGTAGTTTAATGTATAATGATGTTCCTCATCTCaaactgccattaaaaaaaaatcactaaactTAAGAAACACAAGAAAGGTCAAGATGAGACAGCAAAAGTCCAGAAACGATAGATAgtaacagcaacaagaaaaggGACTCCAATCTAGGGCTATAATgctaacaaaattaattttgttatgCTAGTTTTCTACATGGGGTAACAGGGAGGAGAAGCcccaaatacagcaaaatacaattctacagtaaataaattattgaattactatattaaatgaaataaaaaggccAGCATCACCAGCTGTGCTACATGTACCATCTTCATGAACATACAATTATTTCCACCCAGACTAACACACAAGCATGGCTTTAATCCGAATCTCAGGGAATAATTATGCAGCCAAACAGTTAAAGTAGCaggaattgctgcttttttaagcTTTACAAAATTTTTTCAATGTCTCGCTAGATTTTACCATTCCTTTGGTTTAAGCAAGACAAATGGAACAACTGTTGAAGAATCAGTCTTATGtactgaaatataaattatttcatagCTAAACTGAGAATGAAGCCCattgttttataataaaaattacagctatccaagatatttctgaaatctATTGTAATGACTTTTTTACTATTCTGTCATCTAATGGCTGCAGAtactatttcttttcagcatttaGCAGCCAGGAGAATCGGGTTATGCATCTTCAGGTTCTCATTTACTGCATTAGGGATGTTTCAGCACTAAAGTTCACTTTTACAGCTCCTTTATTTGGTAATGAGAACCAGTGGTGCTCAGGCAGCAAATGGATCTCAGTTTGGACATACTAACATTTTAGTTTAGTTAATAAAGGAGTATTCTTCAAACTCAAAAATGACATTTGTTTACACATTCAAAGGTCACTTAAGTCTGCAAAATACCCTCCCTGCTGGGGCATTAAATACAGAGTGCTATCCATTAGCAATGCAAATGTTAtacagaaatcttaaaaaaaccaccttttcAGAAGGCCATCTTAAAACTCAACCTCCAAATTAGCAACCCTGCCACacaaaaaaatgctattttccaGGTTAACATATTTCCACCAAATAGTTACAGTTTTtgctcattaaaataaagatcaaCGTCTTTACATCAGTGACACTGAACATACACCTGACACTTAAGCAACCCTTCAGTGACTGCACCCAGACTTCAGATTTTGATTCCAACAGTATCCTTACCCATCATTACCACAGTAAGAATGGTACGAACATAACCGGCTAGCTGTTCAGcgcaatggggaaaaaaaggctaaagTGAACTCCAATAGCTGGCAGCTAATCAAATAGCCaacacaggctttctttttATCAAAGGCCCCCATCTGGTTTCAGTTTACTGTTTGAGTTAGATAATAATTGAACGTTACATATCTTGCCTTTCATCAAGACGCTAAAGCCACAGTGGAAGAATTAGATTTCTATCTAGAACGCCGTTCATCCTTGATAATGCTGTTAGATTACCTTACTTCTCATAAGGACTAAAGGATACTTGGCAATATTAGTCAACAACAGACAGATTAGctcacttttcatttcagaaagttaATCCAGGCTTTTGTCAGAGCTagcaaagagaacaaagaagtGATCCCGCAAGTATTCCTTGTTCAAGGCTGATGTCCTACTGGCATCAGTACTGCTACCACCACTTCAGTTAAGGAATGAAGTCTATAAAGTTTTGATACTCAGgtattttcttcagagaatTTTAGGGCTATAGTTcctacccttttttttttggtaaaatacCTACTGCACGAGAACAGTCAATGACTGTAGAGAACTCTCTATGCACATACTGATCAAGCTCAATGAGCCTTTCCAAGAAGGACTGTGacattagaatcatagaatggtttgggttggaaaggacctcaaagcccatctagttccaaccccctgccatgggcagggacaccctccactagaccaggttgcccaaagccccatccaacctggccttgaacactgccagggagccaggggcatccacagcttctctgggcaacctgttccagtgcctcaccaccctcacagggaagaatttctccccaatatctaatctaaatctaccctcttttagcttaaacccattaccccttgtcctgtcactccctgcccttgtaaacagtccctctccagctttcctgtaggccccttcagttactggaaggctgctgtaaggtctccccggagccttctcttctccaggttgaacaatcccaactctctcagcctgtcctcatagcagaggtgctccagccctctgatcagcttcgtggcctcctctggactcgctccaacagctccatgtctctcctgtactggggcccccagagctggacgcagtactgcaggtggggtctcacagaagtggagcagaggggcagaatcccctccctcgacctgctggtcatgcctcttttgatgcagcccaggacacgtttggctttctgggctggaagtgcacactgctgggtcatgttcaccttttcatcaatcaatacccccaagtccttctcctcaggactgcttTCAATCCATGATCGCTTGTGATTATGACATTTATCACATACCACAGCTTCGCTTTCTTCAGTTCAGACATAAGATATCCCAGCTTTTTGTCCCATAAGTGCGTCCAGAATATGGCCCATTTCATCAGGCTGTTCCCAATAGAGGAGACCAAAGTTTATGGGTTCTTCCCATGTAAACCAGTCAATAAGCCTAGCAACTCTATCTTCAAAGGAAACAGATTCATTGCAGGGCATATCATACGTAGGAAAGACTCCATGTATTTTCACATCTGTTCCAGGCCACATAGCTGCTCCAGTTTTATGTCCTTCCCCCTGGTTCGTTACCCATATTGGCCTGGCTTCTTCCCAGAACTTGGAGTTATGAATATTCATTTTGTTCAGAGAGGAACTTTCATTCAGAATAGGATCATACATCTCATTGGCAACTACACTGcagctttctgcaaaaagaCCAGTCATCATTGTGCAATGATTAGGATACATTTTTGTTATAAACACATTAGTGACCTGTTTGACATAGTGAAAATTTGGAGACTTTATAATGGAATCCCATCAAAATCCATCAAAAGATATTAGCAACACtccaggctgggctggctggaGAGACAACgtgtttggaaaaaatagtGAGAAAATTGCCAGAACTCTCCAATAAAAGTTCATGACTATTCTGGAAGGTATTCTTCCCTTCTTCTGAGACAGCATGGCATCTGTTGAGCAGAGATGGAACATTTGTTTGTGTTAACTTGTTTGTCAAAGTCATAACTTAGTTTTAAGAATGAGTAGCTAAAATACTCCTTATGTATTTATACAGGCTTGCCTTACTAACAGTGAGCACTCCAAACAGGAACAAGACCTTTTACCTATCAGTTGTATTGATATCCCAATTTCAGAGACGGAAAGTGAGAAACTACAAGTTGTTGAATGAAACACAGTTTGCAAAGCAACTTCTTTATTCAACACCACTGTccaaactcttcctttttttttccctgctcccaaTATACAGGAACTCCTGCTCTTGCAATCTGACAagttttcaagtattttgtGTACCCAAAGTTGTAAGAAACTTTCCTATGAAAAAGCTTCTGCTTGTTAAGAGTTAAGATATAAACAGGGGCAGTTCTCACCTTGAGAATAACAAGGTCCATCTCCACCAGAATTTTATAACCCTCATTAAAACCTCCAGAGCATTACTCCTCTTCTACGCAAGCATGGCAGCAGATACACTGGCATCACACAGGAGCGCAGCAGATGAGAGCAGGAAGTACACACTGGAACTGGAGGACTCAGTGCCTGCACAGCTCCCATCAGGGAGGGGGTACCAGCTAGAAACCACCACAGCTTCTCAGCCCTGACACTCGGTACGGGATTACTAAATGTGCTGAGGACAATTTCTGATGGAGAAACTAGCAAATAAGCTTTGGATTTCAGATACAGCagtatccattaaaaaaaaaaaccaacaaacattAAAAGGTTTTGCTGCTTAAAAGGTGTCAGATCAAGAGTTAGACAAAGAGCAGGAACACATTTCCCAACATTTTGTCCAGTCTCTAACCTGATCGTAGCTCCCCTACATAACCAAGCTCTTATTGATCAACTGATGCTGATGCTTACTACCAAAGGTCATTCCTAGTGTACAGACAGCTTTTACAAACAAGTAATGAGTGTGCAGTTTAAGTTCTTCTAACTAACTGCTCAGGTCTCTGAATGGATTGGAAAGAGGTGA is a window encoding:
- the ENPP5 gene encoding LOW QUALITY PROTEIN: ectonucleotide pyrophosphatase/phosphodiesterase family member 5 (The sequence of the model RefSeq protein was modified relative to this genomic sequence to represent the inferred CDS: inserted 2 bases in 1 codon; substituted 2 bases at 2 genomic stop codons), which produces MFHLCSTDAMLSQKKGRIPSRIVMNFYWRVLAIFSLFFPNTLSLQPAQPGVLLISFDGFXWDSIIKSPNFHYVKQVTNVFITKMYPNHCTMMTGLFAESCSVVANEMYDPILNESSSLNKMNIHNSKFWEEARPIWVTNQGEGHKTGAAMWPGTDVKIHGVFPTYDMPCNESVSFEDRVARLIDWFTWEEPINFGLLYWEQPDEMGHILDALMXDKKLGYLMSELKKAKLWYVINVIITSDHGLKASFLERLIELDQYVHREFSTVIDCSRAVGILPKEGKLGEVYEALTNADPNMTVYKKEQIPDRLQCKHNRKIQPILAVEDKGXEIVYTKSDGFQFSNHGYDNILPEMRPIFLAVGPVFRKSVTKEVMNVTDLYSLLCHLLGIKALPNNGSFNSVKDTLAEEVPVAFGADTCATVVGVFLSNSLVMVFIAVFVKHFILPQANTLQMQHTEAAQPLLQD